TCGGACGAGGAACGGCTCAGCGCCGAGCTGGGCGTCCTCTCCATGGATGCCTCGCGCCATCTGATGGACGACCACCGTGCCTTCCTCGACGAGCTGCGCGTGTTGTCCGCACGACGGCTGCGCGACGCCCGGCACGGCGAGACGGTGCTGGTCGCGGGCGCCAAGGCGGCCACCCAGACCCCGCCGATCCGCTCCGGCCGCCGGGTCGTCTTCACCACCCTCGACGACGGCACGGGACTGGTCGACCTGGCCTTCTTCGAGGACTCCCACGACACCTGCGCCCACACCGTCTTCCACTCCTGGCTGCTGCTGGTGCGCGGCGTCGTCCAGCGGCGCGGCCCGCGCAGCCTGAGCGTGGTGGGCGCGGCGGCCTGGAACCTCGCGGAGCTGCTGGAGATACGCCGGCGGGAAGGGCTCGAGGGGGTGGCGGCCCGGCTGGCCGAGACGGGAACCGCGGGCGACGGCGACGGCCGTGACGGGGGCACCGGCGGCGGCCGGGTCCGGGCCGGGGCGGTCGCCGGGTCCGACGGGCTGCCACGCCCGGCCGGCTCCGCCGCGCCGGACCCGATGGAACGCCGGCGACGGGAACTGGAGCGGGCCGAGGAGGCCAAGGGGGAGCAGGGCGGGGACGACGACCGGGGCGACGGCCGGGGGCGGCGCATCCGGATGCCCACGGGGTACGAGATGCACCCCTGGGCCGATCTGCGCCCCGCGGGCGAGGGCCCGCCGGGCGGAAGGAAACTGTGGCACCAGAGTCCGGGGAGTGCGGGATGACCATCCTCTGCGTACGTTTCCAGCTGCCGCCGATGTACGAGGCGGCCCTGCCCGGGCTGCTCGGACTGCTGGAGGAGTTCACGCCCGTCGTCGAGGCGCTGCCGCCGGACACGGCGCTCGCCGACCTGCGCGGCGCCGAGCGCTACTTCGGCCGGGACGCCGTCGAACTGGCCCGGCTGTTCCGGGTACGGTCGCTCGCCCACCACGGGATCGACTGCGCGATCGGCGCCGGACCCGGCCCGATGCTGGCCCGCATGGCGCTGCGGGAGGCGGCGCCGGGCGCCGTCGTCGCCGTACCGGACACCGCGGACGGCGTGACCGGGTTCCTGGCCGGACGGCCCGTGCGGGCGCTGCCCGGCGTCGGCGGCGCCACCGCCCGCACGCTGTGCGAGTACGGGCTCGACACCGTGGGCAGGGTCGCCGCCGCGCCCCCGGCCACGCTGCAACGGCTTGTCGGCGCCAAGGCCGGCCGTGAGCTGCACGAGCGGGCGAACGGCGTCGACCGCGGCCGGGTCGTCCCGAACGCGGTCGCGCGCTCCCTCGCCACCGAACGCTCCTTCGACCTGGACGAACTCGATCCCGGCCGGCACCGGCGCGCGCTGCTCTCGGCGGCGGAGGAACTGGGCGTCCGGCTGCGCGCCACCGCACACGTGTGCAGGACGCTGACCCTCACCGTGCGCTACGCCGACCGCTCCGCGACCGTCCGCGGCCGGGCGCTCCCGGAGCCGACCGCGCACTCGGCGGCGCTCACCCGGACCGCCTACCGCCTGTACGAGGCGCTCGGCCTGCAACGCGCCCGGGTCCGCGGCCTCGCGCTGCGCGCCGAGGGGCTGACCCCCGCCGAGCGGGCCGCGCACCAGCTCACCTTCGACCCGGTGGACGAGAAGGTCCGCCGCATCGAGGAGGTCGCGGACCGGGTCCGGGCGAAGTTCGGCCCCGGAGCGATCGGACCGGGCTCACTGGCGGCGTGACGCCCCACGGCAGGTTCCTGGTACGTGGCGTGGTCCGCCGGCCCGCGACGAGTAGGCTGATCGTTCGCCATCGGTACCGGGGAGGTCGGCGTGGACTATGTGGACTATGGCGACAAGCTCTTCTGGCTCTCGGTCGTGATTCAACGCAAGTACGCGCAGATCTGCGCCGGGTTCGACCTGACCCCCTTGCAGGCCACACTGCTCTGCGCGGTCAGGAACGAGCCGCGGCGGATGGCCGACCTCGCCGCGGCGTTGGGTATGACCAAGAACGCGTTGAGCCAGCTGGTCGACCGCACCGCGCGGCGCGAGTTGGTCGGCCGGACAAGCTCGGCGCAGGACCGGCGGGTCGTCATGCTCAGTGCGACACCCACGGGAAAGGTGCTCGCCGAGGCCATTTACGCCGAGATCGCCAAGCGCCTGCCCGAGATCGCGAGGAACCTCGACCCCGACGACCAGCGCGACTTCGCGCGCGTGGCCACCGCCATCGTGGACACCTCGGACCTCTCCGCACCCACCTCGGACCAGCCCGTCACCCCGTGAGGTCCCGCCGCACCCGCACGCACCCTTGACACTGTTCATGCCGTGAACTAATTTCGTTCACGCCATGAACTACTGAAGGGTGGCAGCGATGAGCACACAGACGACCGGCACGATCGCGGTCTTCGGCGCGACGGGGCAACAGGGCGGGGCGGTGGTCGACGCGCTGCTGGACCACAAGGCGCGGGTACGGGCCCTGGTCCGCGACCCGCGGTCCGACCGGGCTCGGGCGCTGGCCGCCCGCGGCGTCGAACTGGCGGCCGTCCGGGCCGACGACCCGGCGTCGACTGCCGCGGCGCTGGCGAGTGTCGAGGGGTTCTCCTTCATGACCCCGGAGGCGAACAGCCTCGAAGAGGTCGAGGCGGAGATCCGCGTCGGTACCGCGCTCGTCGACGCGGCGGTCGAGGCGGACGTCCCGCACGTCGTGTTCAACTCGGTCTTCGGGGCGGACCGGGAGTCGGGTGTGCCGCACCACGACTCGAAGCACTCGATCGAGGAGTACCTGAGGAAGTCCGGCCTCAGGGCCACGATGGTGCGCGCGACCGCCTTCATGGAGAACTTCACGAGCGTGATGGCACCGAGCCTGGAGCACGGGGAGATCGTGCTGAGGCTGCCGCTGCCGGAGGACGCCCCCCTGAAGATGATCTCGGTCAGGGACATCGGCCGGGTCGCCGCCGCGCTCCTGCTCGACCTCGCGGAGGCGCCCGGCGGAGCCGTCGAACTCGTCGGCGACGAGCTGACGGGTCCCGAGATCGCCGCGGCGTTCGGCGCGCGCGCCGGGCTCCCGGCACGGTACGAGGCCCTCCCGTTGAGCGTGCTTCCCACCGACCTCGACAGGGTGATGTTCCGCGAGTTCGCGAAGGCGGCGGAACACCCTTCGGACCCCGCGGTGGTGCGCTCGATCGAGCCGGCCACCCTGGACCTGGCCGCATGGATCCGAGCCACCGGCTGGACCGCGCCCACGAACGTGGCTGTGTCCTGAGCCTCCGGGCGCCGGCCTACGCCTCCGGCCCCCGCACCTCCCGCGCCTCCCGCACAGGCTCCGGCGCCGGCGAAGGAGCCGCAGCAGGGGGCGGCGCCGCCCCTTGCTGCGCCTTCTCCAGGAACCGCAACAGCTCCACCGGGAAAGGCAGCACCAGCGTCGAGTTCTTCTCCGCCGCCACCGCCACCACCGTCTGCAACAACCGCAGCTGCAACGCCGCCGGCTGGTCCGCCATCTGCGCCGCCGCCTCCGCCAGCTTCTTCGACGCCTGCAACTCCCCGTCCGCGTTGATGACCCGCGCCCGCCGGTCCCGGTCCGCCTCCGCCTGCCGCGCCATCGACCGTTTCATCGTCTCCGGCAGGGACACGTCCTTGATCTCCACCCGGTCGATCGTGACCCCCCACTCCACCGCCGGACTGTCGATCATCAGCTCCAGCCCCTGGTTGAGCTTCTCCCGGTTGGAGAGCAGATCGTCGAGTTCGCTCTTGCCGATGATCGACCGCAAGGAGGTCTGCGCCATCTGCGAGACCGCGAACCGGTAGTCCTCGACCCGGATGACGGCCTCGGCCGCCGAGGTCACCCGGAAGTACACCACCGCGTCCACCCGCACCGTGACGTTGTCCCGCGTGATCCCTTCCTGCGCGGGAATCGGCATCGTCACGATCTGCATATTGACCTTGTGGAGCTTGTCCACGAACGGAACGATCATCGTGAACCCGGGCCCGCGCACGTCGGACCGCAGCCGGCCCAGCCGCAGGACCACACCGCGCTCGTACTGTTTGACGACCTTGGCCCCCGCCATCAGGTAGACACCCGCGGCGCAGACGAAGGCCACGCCCGCCGTCACCAGTTCCTCGACCATGTCGGCCCCCTCGGGTCCGCAGCGAGGGTGCGCCGCGGGGGCGTGTCGGGGCCGCCCGCCCGCACCTGGTCCAACCTCACGGTAGCTCCGGGACGGACACCGGGGCGAGCCCCCGTACGCCACGGCGTACGGGGGCCCTCACACGGCCGGCACCACAGGGAACCGGATCAGTACACGTGCACCCCGTACGCGCTCAGGGCCTCGGTCACCGGCTGGAAGAAGGTCGTACCGCCGGAGCTGCAGTCGCCGCTGCCGCCGGAGGTCAGACCGTAGGCGACGCCGCTGTTGGAGTACAGCGAACCGCCGGAGTCGCCGGGCTCGGCGCAGACCGTGGTCTGGATCAGCCCGGAGACGACGTCGCCGCTGCCGTAGTTGACCGTCGCGTTGAGCGCGGTGACCCGGCCGCTGTGGATGCCGGTGGTGGAGCCACGACGGTAGACGGTGGTGCCGACGGACGGCGTGGCCGCGCTGGTGATGTCCACGCTGCCCACCGTGCCCGACTTGCTCACCGAGCTGTTGGTGTAGCGCACGATGCCGTAGTCGTTGCCGGGGAAGCTGGACCCGGCGGTGGTGCCGAGCGTCGTCGAGTGGGAGGAGTTCGACCACCAGGTGCCCGCGCCGTCGGTGCAGTGCCCGGCGGTCAGGAAGTAGTAGTTCCCGCTCGAGTCCTGCACGTTGAAGCCGAGCGAGCAGCGCCAGCTGCTGGCGTAGATGGCGTCGCCGCCGCCGATCAGCTTCTTGAACGTGCCGGGGGTGTGCTTGATGGTGAGTGCGCCGGACTCGCTGCCGGCCGCTTGCTTGATCTTGGCTATCTCGGCCTGGGAGACCGTGCTGTCGACGGTGACGACCACGCGGTGGTTGGCCGTGTCGACCGCCCAGGCGGTGCCCGGGACGTTGGCCTCGAGCACCGAGCCGCCGGCCCGGTTGAGCTGGGCGGTGCTGAAGGTGGCGGCGGTGTCGGACGCGCTCGCGCTGGGGACCGCGATCGCGGCGGCGGCCACGAGCGTCGAACCGATGGCGATCAGCCGGGTCCGTCTCGAGATGCCGCTGCTGGGGGTGGTGCGCTTGATCCTCACTTTTCGTTCCTCCATCGGGGGAAGTCGGGGGCCCGCGTGGGGACGGGGCCCGGTGAGGCGCAGCCGGGGACCGACGCGTCCGGGTTGCGAACACGCCGTGTCCCTGACAAGCGCTGTGGGGGCAGTATTCGGTCACCCGGCCGACGGACGCAAGGGCGCCTTTCGGCCGAGCGACGCGGGCGGCCGGCACATGTGTGGATACGGAAGGGACGGCGTGCGCGAACTGTCGTGAACCGGTGTGCGACGCGTGCGGGATGACGGCGCGTCGGGTCAGCGCAGGGTGCGCTCCCCGGCCGCGACGGCGACGTCCAGCGTATTGCCCGGCGGCGGGAGCGGACAGAGGAAGTGGGAGCAGAAGGCGCACGGCGGGAGGTGCGCGCGGTTGAAGTCCACCGTCGTGCTCCCCTGCGCGTCGGGCGCCGGCGCGCGCAGGAACCGGAAGCGGTAACTCGCGCCGTCCGCGCCGGTGGTGTCGGTGAAGACGGCCCGCAGCGAGCCGTCGTCGCGGACCGAGACCTGGAGGGTGAGGTCCTGCCCGTCGAGCGTGAAGGCGAGCACCCCGCCGAGCCGCAGCCCCCGGTACCGGCCGTCGGCGTTCTCCACGCGTACGGTCCGGGGGGCGCCGTACGGGGTGAAGTGGCCCGGCACCGTCCAGCGCGGGTCGTACGGCGTGGCCTCGATGCCGCGGAATTCCCGGCGGGCGGGGGCGGCCGGGTCATACACGCGTACGCCCCAGTCG
The DNA window shown above is from Streptomyces sp. NBC_00670 and carries:
- a CDS encoding NmrA/HSCARG family protein gives rise to the protein MSTQTTGTIAVFGATGQQGGAVVDALLDHKARVRALVRDPRSDRARALAARGVELAAVRADDPASTAAALASVEGFSFMTPEANSLEEVEAEIRVGTALVDAAVEADVPHVVFNSVFGADRESGVPHHDSKHSIEEYLRKSGLRATMVRATAFMENFTSVMAPSLEHGEIVLRLPLPEDAPLKMISVRDIGRVAAALLLDLAEAPGGAVELVGDELTGPEIAAAFGARAGLPARYEALPLSVLPTDLDRVMFREFAKAAEHPSDPAVVRSIEPATLDLAAWIRATGWTAPTNVAVS
- a CDS encoding S1 family peptidase — encoded protein: MRIKRTTPSSGISRRTRLIAIGSTLVAAAAIAVPSASASDTAATFSTAQLNRAGGSVLEANVPGTAWAVDTANHRVVVTVDSTVSQAEIAKIKQAAGSESGALTIKHTPGTFKKLIGGGDAIYASSWRCSLGFNVQDSSGNYYFLTAGHCTDGAGTWWSNSSHSTTLGTTAGSSFPGNDYGIVRYTNSSVSKSGTVGSVDITSAATPSVGTTVYRRGSTTGIHSGRVTALNATVNYGSGDVVSGLIQTTVCAEPGDSGGSLYSNSGVAYGLTSGGSGDCSSGGTTFFQPVTEALSAYGVHVY
- a CDS encoding DUF1684 domain-containing protein codes for the protein MTTDAPEVWKQWQEHRLETVSAPYGPLALTGTHWIEDFPDGRIPDTPGRWSAEEDAVVLTARAEDGLSVDGEPFTGRIRLVADPGPAEAARVAHGERRLVVLVREDDWGVRVYDPAAPARREFRGIEATPYDPRWTVPGHFTPYGAPRTVRVENADGRYRGLRLGGVLAFTLDGQDLTLQVSVRDDGSLRAVFTDTTGADGASYRFRFLRAPAPDAQGSTTVDFNRAHLPPCAFCSHFLCPLPPPGNTLDVAVAAGERTLR
- a CDS encoding DNA polymerase Y family protein; this translates as MTILCVRFQLPPMYEAALPGLLGLLEEFTPVVEALPPDTALADLRGAERYFGRDAVELARLFRVRSLAHHGIDCAIGAGPGPMLARMALREAAPGAVVAVPDTADGVTGFLAGRPVRALPGVGGATARTLCEYGLDTVGRVAAAPPATLQRLVGAKAGRELHERANGVDRGRVVPNAVARSLATERSFDLDELDPGRHRRALLSAAEELGVRLRATAHVCRTLTLTVRYADRSATVRGRALPEPTAHSAALTRTAYRLYEALGLQRARVRGLALRAEGLTPAERAAHQLTFDPVDEKVRRIEEVADRVRAKFGPGAIGPGSLAA
- a CDS encoding slipin family protein, with the translated sequence MVEELVTAGVAFVCAAGVYLMAGAKVVKQYERGVVLRLGRLRSDVRGPGFTMIVPFVDKLHKVNMQIVTMPIPAQEGITRDNVTVRVDAVVYFRVTSAAEAVIRVEDYRFAVSQMAQTSLRSIIGKSELDDLLSNREKLNQGLELMIDSPAVEWGVTIDRVEIKDVSLPETMKRSMARQAEADRDRRARVINADGELQASKKLAEAAAQMADQPAALQLRLLQTVVAVAAEKNSTLVLPFPVELLRFLEKAQQGAAPPPAAAPSPAPEPVREAREVRGPEA
- a CDS encoding MarR family winged helix-turn-helix transcriptional regulator, which codes for MDYVDYGDKLFWLSVVIQRKYAQICAGFDLTPLQATLLCAVRNEPRRMADLAAALGMTKNALSQLVDRTARRELVGRTSSAQDRRVVMLSATPTGKVLAEAIYAEIAKRLPEIARNLDPDDQRDFARVATAIVDTSDLSAPTSDQPVTP